The DNA window AAAAATAACTTGAGTTTTGTATTTTATGATATATATTGAACGCAGTCTCCGTGGAGATCGCCATGTACACACAAGCGCTCAATACGTCCGAAGCCGAAGACCGCAATATTGAAGACGCCGGCCGTGCCGCGCAGTTTCAGGCCCGCATCGACGCCGACGATCGCATCGAGCCGAACGACTGGATGCCCGCGGCCTATCGCAAGACGCTGACGCGGCAGATTTCGCAGCACGCGCATTCCGAAATCGTCGGCATGCTGCCGGAGGGCAACTGGATCACCCGCGCACCGTCGCTGCGCCGCAAGGCGGCGCTGCTGGCGAAAGTGCAGGACGAATGCGGCCACGGGCTCTATCTCTATGCCGCGGCTGAAACGCTCGGCACCTCGCGCGAGGAACTGGTCGACCTGATGCTGGCGGGCAAGGCGAAATATTCCTCGATCTTCAACTATCCGACGCTGACCTGGGCCGACATCGGCGCGATCGGCTGGCTGGTCGATGGTGCCGCGATCATGAACCAGATTCCGCTGTGCCGCTGTTCCTACGGTCCCTATGCCCGCGCCATGATCCGGGTCTGCAAGGAAGAATCCTTTCACCAGCGCCAGGGTTTCGAGATCATGCTGACGCTGGCTCGCGGCTCGGAAGAGCAGAAGGCGATGGCGCAGAGCGCACTCGATCGCTGGTGGTGGCCGGTGCTGATGATGTTCGGGCCGCCGGACAAAGCGAGCCAGCACAGCGACACCTCGACCAGATGGAAGATCAAGCGTTTCTCCAATGACGAGCTGCGCCAAAAATTCGTCGATGCGACGGTGCCGCAGGCGCAGTATCTCGGCCTCACCATTCCCGACCCCGGCATGAAGCAGAACGCGGCGGGAAACTGGGAATACAGCGCGATCGACTGGAACGAGTTCAACCAGGTACTGGCCGGCAACGGACCGTGCAACCGCGACCGGCTGGCGGCGCGGCGCAAGGCGCACGACGAAGGTGCGTGGGTGCGCGAGGCGGCGCCTGCCTATGCCGAAAAACGCAAGCGCCGCAAGGCTGCGGCGTAAGCCGCCATAAATTCAGGGAGGTCACGATGACCACGCCAAACACTCCGCTGTGGGAAGTCTTCATTCGCAGCCGCAACGGACTTGCCCACAAGCACGTCGGCTCATTGCACGCGAGTGACACGACACTGGCGCTGCAGGCCGCGCGCGACATCTACACCCGCCGCGGCGAGGGCCTGTCGATCTGGGTGGTCCCCTCCAGCGCGATCACCGCGTCGGATCCGTCCGACAAGGGCATGATGTTCGAGCCGGCGGAATCCAAGATCTATCGCCATCCGACGTTCTATGATGTGCCCGACGAAGTCGGGCATATGTGACTTATCTCCTCATGGTGAGGAGGCGCGCGGCGTCGTCTCGAACCGTGAGGCCACCGGACCATCCATGGAAACCGTCATTGCGAGCGCAGCGAAGCAATCCATAGCCCAAGCAAGAATGGATTGCTTCGTCGCTTCGCTCCTCGCAATGACGACGAGACTTAAGCGCAAAGCAGGTTAGAGAACATGGCTGTCGCGTCCATAACCGTTTCCGAAACGCCGCTGGTGCTGTACGCGCTGCGCCGGGCCGATGACGCGCTGATCCTCGGGCATCGGCTGTCGGAATGGTGCGGTCACGCGCCAATGCTAGAAGAGGACATGGCGCTCGCCAATATGGGCCTCGATCTCCTGGGACAGGCGCGCGAGCTCTACGCTTACGCGGCGAAGGTCGAAGGTAAGGGCAACGACGAGGACAAATTCGCGTATTTGCGCGACGTCAGGCAGTACCGCAACCTGCTACTGCTGGAACAGCCGAACGGCGATTTCGCGCGCACCATGGTGCGGCAGTTCTTCTACGCTGGCTTCGCCGACCTCTATTGGCGCGCGATGATGACGTCGAGCGATACGACGCTGGCGGCGATCGCGGCGAAATCCGAGAAGGAAAGCGCCTATCATCTCAGGCATTCGTCGGAATGGATGGTCCGGCTCGGCGACGGCACCGAGGAAAGCCATCGGCGCGCGCAAGTAGCGATCGACGATCTCTGGGCGTTTACCGGCGAGATGTTTTGTAGCGACGACGGCGAGCGCGACTTGGTCGATGCCGGCATCGCCGTCGACCCCGCGGCCTTGCATGCGCCATGGCTCAAGACGGTTTCCGATGTCGTGGGCGAAGCGACGCTCGTTCTGCCTAAGAGCGACTGGATGCAGCAGGGCGGCCGCGACGGCCGGCACAGCGAGCATCTCGGGCACCTGCTCAGCGAGCTGCAATCGATGCAACGGACCTTTCCGGGGGCCACATGGTGACTGCTGTACTCAACAAAGCTGCCGA is part of the Bradyrhizobium erythrophlei genome and encodes:
- the paaA gene encoding 1,2-phenylacetyl-CoA epoxidase subunit PaaA; translation: MYTQALNTSEAEDRNIEDAGRAAQFQARIDADDRIEPNDWMPAAYRKTLTRQISQHAHSEIVGMLPEGNWITRAPSLRRKAALLAKVQDECGHGLYLYAAAETLGTSREELVDLMLAGKAKYSSIFNYPTLTWADIGAIGWLVDGAAIMNQIPLCRCSYGPYARAMIRVCKEESFHQRQGFEIMLTLARGSEEQKAMAQSALDRWWWPVLMMFGPPDKASQHSDTSTRWKIKRFSNDELRQKFVDATVPQAQYLGLTIPDPGMKQNAAGNWEYSAIDWNEFNQVLAGNGPCNRDRLAARRKAHDEGAWVREAAPAYAEKRKRRKAAA
- the paaB gene encoding 1,2-phenylacetyl-CoA epoxidase subunit PaaB, translating into MTTPNTPLWEVFIRSRNGLAHKHVGSLHASDTTLALQAARDIYTRRGEGLSIWVVPSSAITASDPSDKGMMFEPAESKIYRHPTFYDVPDEVGHM
- the paaC gene encoding 1,2-phenylacetyl-CoA epoxidase subunit PaaC; the encoded protein is MAVASITVSETPLVLYALRRADDALILGHRLSEWCGHAPMLEEDMALANMGLDLLGQARELYAYAAKVEGKGNDEDKFAYLRDVRQYRNLLLLEQPNGDFARTMVRQFFYAGFADLYWRAMMTSSDTTLAAIAAKSEKESAYHLRHSSEWMVRLGDGTEESHRRAQVAIDDLWAFTGEMFCSDDGERDLVDAGIAVDPAALHAPWLKTVSDVVGEATLVLPKSDWMQQGGRDGRHSEHLGHLLSELQSMQRTFPGATW